A window of the Drosophila simulans strain w501 chromosome 2L, Prin_Dsim_3.1, whole genome shotgun sequence genome harbors these coding sequences:
- the LOC6731358 gene encoding putative gustatory receptor 28b isoform X4 encodes MSFLFCDLFKPRDAFGAEQTLLFYTYLLGLTPFRLRGQAGERQFHLSKIGYLNAFLQLSFFSYCFLAALIEQQSIVGYFFKSEISQMGDSLQKFIGMTGMSILFLCSSIRVRLLIRIWDRISCIDDRFLNLGVCFNYPAIMRLRLLQIFLINGVQLGYLISSNWMLLGNDVRPIYTAIVAFYVPQIFLLSIVMLFNATLHRLWQHFTVLNQVLKNLAHQWDTRSLKAVTQKQRSLQCLDSFSMYTIVTKDPAEIIQESMEIHHLICEAAATANKYFTYQLLTIISIAFLIIVFDAYYVLETLLGKSKRESKFKTVEFVTFFSCQMILYLIAIISIVEGSNRAIKKSEKTGGIVHSLLNKTKSAEVKEKLQQFSMQLMHLKINFTAAGLFNIDRTLYFTISGALTTYLIILLQFTSNSPNNGYGNGSSCCETFNNMTNHTL; translated from the exons ATGTCATTTCTCTTTTGTGATCTTTTCAAACCTCGAGATGCTTTCGGAGCAGAGCAAACCTTGCTTTTCTACACCTATCTGCTCGGTTTGACCCCTTTTCGTTTGAGGGGTCAGGCTGGAGAGAGGCAGTTTCATCTAAGTAAAATCGGCTATCTGAATGCTTTTCTTCAGTTGAGTTTCTTCAGCTACTGCTTTTTGGCCGCTCTCATCGAACAGCAGAGTATTGTTGGCTACTTTTTCAAATCCGAAATATCTCAAATGGGAGACTCACTGCAAAAATTCATCGGCATGACTGGAATGTCGATACTGTTCCTCTGCAGCAGCATTCGCGTTAGATTGCTCATTCGTATATGGGATCGTATATCCTGTATAGATGATCGTTTTCTTAACTTGGGCGTATGCTTCAATTATCCCGCCATTATGCGATTGAGACTTCTACAGATCTTCCTCATTAATGGCGTGCAATTGGGCTATTTGATTAGTTCCAACTGGATGCTGTTGGGAAATGATGTGCGACCCATTTACACAGCAATTGTGGCGTTCTATGTGCCCCAAATATTTCTACTAAGCATTGTTATGCTGTTTAACGCTACTTTACATCGTCTTTGGCAACATTTCACTGTACTAAATCAG GTGTTGAAGAACCTAGCCCATCAATGGGACACCCGAAGCCTCAAGGCAGTGACTCAAAAACAGCGTTCTCTACAATGTCTGGACTCATTTTCCATGTACACCATTGTAACCAAGGATCCTGCAGAGATTATACAGGAGTCCATGGAGATACATCATCTCATTTGCGAGGCCGCTGCCACGgccaacaaatattttacctACCAACTGCTGACCATTATATCCATAGCATTTCTGATCATCGTTTTCGATGCGTACTATGTTCTGGAGACCCTGCTGGGAAAATCGAAGCGCGAAAGCAAGTTCAAAACTGTGGAATTTGTGACGTTTTTCTCGTGTCAAATGATCCTGTATTTGATCGCCATAATTTCCATTGTCGAGGGCAGTAATCGCGCCATCAAAAAGAGCGAGAAAACTGGAGGCATAGTGCACTCCCTACTCAATAAAACCAAAAGTGCTGAGGTCAAGGAGAAACTGCAGCAATTCTCCATGCAGTTGATGCAtctcaaaattaatttcaccgCTGCCGGTCTGTTCAACATCGACCGCACTTTGTATTTCACG ATCAGCGGGGCCTTGACCACTTATCTCATCATCTTGCTGCAGTTCACATCCAATTCCCCCAACAATGGCTATGGGAATGGCAGCTCTTGCTGTGAGACCTTCAATAATATGACGAATCATACGCTTTAG
- the LOC6731358 gene encoding putative gustatory receptor 28b isoform X2 — protein MTSLSSQPYTMGLLRRMVGKSGNRPHDVYTCYRLTIFMALCLGIVPYYVTISSEGRGKLTSSYIGYINIIIRMAIYMGNSFYGAVNRDTLMSNFFLTDISNVIDALQKINGMLGIFAILLISLLNRKELLKLLALFDGLETEAFPRVGVAMQQVAANKKMNRLVMILVGSMVAYITCSFLMIGLRDTATFSISAVISYFSPHFIVCAISFLAGNVMIKLRIYLGALNEVLKNLAHQWDTRSLKAVTQKQRSLQCLDSFSMYTIVTKDPAEIIQESMEIHHLICEAAATANKYFTYQLLTIISIAFLIIVFDAYYVLETLLGKSKRESKFKTVEFVTFFSCQMILYLIAIISIVEGSNRAIKKSEKTGGIVHSLLNKTKSAEVKEKLQQFSMQLMHLKINFTAAGLFNIDRTLYFTISGALTTYLIILLQFTSNSPNNGYGNGSSCCETFNNMTNHTL, from the exons ATGACTTCATTGAGCAGCCAGCCATACACCATGGGGCTCCTTAGGCGAATGGTTGGGAAATCGGGCAACCGACCACACGACGTATACACCTGCTATCGACTGACCATATTCATGGCACTTTGCCTCGGAATTGTGCCGTATTACGTGACCATATCTTCAGAAGGCAGAGGAAAACTAACATCCTCGTACATCGGCtacatcaacatcatcataCGAATGGCCATATATATGGGCAACTCATTCTACGGCGCCGTCAATCGGGATACGTTGATGTCCAACTTTTTCCTTACGGACATATCGAATGTGATAGATGCTTTGCAAAAGATCAACGGAATGCTGGGAATATTTGCCATATTACTTATATCGCTGCTGAACCGGAAGGAATTGCTGAAACTGCTGGCCCTATTCGATGGACTTGAGACGGAGGCGTTTCCacgcgtgggcgtggcaatgcagcaggttgcagcTAATAAGAAAATGAATCGATTGGTTATGATCCTGGTGGGCAGTATGGTGGCATATATAACCTGTAGTTTTCTGATGATCGGTTTGAGAGACACGGCCACATTTTCCATCTCAGCGGTGATTAGTTATTTTTCACCACATTTTATCGTGTGCGCGATTTCTTTTCTGGCTGGAAATGTAATGATCAAATTACGCATATATCTGGGTGCTCTTAACGAG GTGTTGAAGAACCTAGCCCATCAATGGGACACCCGAAGCCTCAAGGCAGTGACTCAAAAACAGCGTTCTCTACAATGTCTGGACTCATTTTCCATGTACACCATTGTAACCAAGGATCCTGCAGAGATTATACAGGAGTCCATGGAGATACATCATCTCATTTGCGAGGCCGCTGCCACGgccaacaaatattttacctACCAACTGCTGACCATTATATCCATAGCATTTCTGATCATCGTTTTCGATGCGTACTATGTTCTGGAGACCCTGCTGGGAAAATCGAAGCGCGAAAGCAAGTTCAAAACTGTGGAATTTGTGACGTTTTTCTCGTGTCAAATGATCCTGTATTTGATCGCCATAATTTCCATTGTCGAGGGCAGTAATCGCGCCATCAAAAAGAGCGAGAAAACTGGAGGCATAGTGCACTCCCTACTCAATAAAACCAAAAGTGCTGAGGTCAAGGAGAAACTGCAGCAATTCTCCATGCAGTTGATGCAtctcaaaattaatttcaccgCTGCCGGTCTGTTCAACATCGACCGCACTTTGTATTTCACG ATCAGCGGGGCCTTGACCACTTATCTCATCATCTTGCTGCAGTTCACATCCAATTCCCCCAACAATGGCTATGGGAATGGCAGCTCTTGCTGTGAGACCTTCAATAATATGACGAATCATACGCTTTAG